Proteins encoded by one window of Lathyrus oleraceus cultivar Zhongwan6 chromosome 1, CAAS_Psat_ZW6_1.0, whole genome shotgun sequence:
- the LOC127101139 gene encoding uncharacterized protein LOC127101139 has translation MTHVMAQANEALLVNQEGNQNENGEDDEFQGLEKSQNNNPFTFNGRYDPDGAHAWIQEIEKIFRVMASDVSNLTEIELLKLKQGNMSMVDYAAKFEELYRYYPHYKGLDFECSKCPKFVNGMRSEIKLFIGYQEICHFSVLINTCMIPDKDTRARSI, from the exons ATGACTCATGTGATGGCTCAAGCTAATGAGGCTTTGCTGGTTAATCAAGAAGGTAATCAGAATGAGAATGGGGAAGATGATGAGTTTCAAGGACTagaaaaatcccaaaataataATCCTTTCACGTTTAATGGAAGGTATGATCCTGATGGTGCACATGCTTGGATTCAAGAGATTGAGAAGATTTTCAGGGTCATGGCAT CTGATGTTTCTAACCTTACGGAGATTGAATTGTTAAAGTTGAAGCAAGGTAACATGTCTATGGTTGACTATGCGGCCAAATTTGAGGAACTATACAGGTATTATCCTCACTATAAGGGTTTGGATTTTGAATGTTCCAAATGTCCGAAGTTTGTAAATGGTATGCGCTCCGAGATTAAGCTGTTTATTGGATATCAGGAGATTTGTCATTTCTCGGTGTTGATTAATACGTGCATGATTCCTGATAAAGACACTAGGGCAAGATCTATTTAG
- the LOC127101152 gene encoding uncharacterized protein LOC127101152 translates to MTHVMAQANEALLVNQQANQNQNGEDDEFRGQQKFQKNNPLTFKGRYDPNAAHPWIKVIEKISRVMACTNALKMLFRPYTLYEKAVTGGRIPEFLDKHFPADAPNPKKIEFLELKQDNMYMVDYAAKFEELSWYCPQYNGVDA, encoded by the exons ATGACTCATGTGATGGCTCAAGCTAATGAGGCCTTGTTGGTTAATCAACAAGCTAATCAGAATCAGAATGGGGAAGATGATGAGTTTAGAGGACAGCAAAAATTCCAAAAGAATAACCCTCTCACATTTAAGGGAAGGTATGATCCTAACGCTGCACATCCTTGGATTAAAGTGATTGAGAAAATTTCTAGGGTCATGGCATGTACTAATGCTCTTAAAATGTTGTTTAGACCTTATACGTTGTATGAAAAAGCTGTCACTGGTGGGAGAATACCC GAATTTTTGGATAAACATTTTCCAGCAGATGCTCCTAACCCTAAGAAGATTGAATTCTTAGAGTTAAAGCAAGATAACATGTATATGGTTGACTATGCAGCTAAATTTGAGGAATTATCTTGGTATTGTCCTCAATATAATGGTGTGGATGCTTAA